One stretch of Natronobacterium texcoconense DNA includes these proteins:
- a CDS encoding ABC transporter ATP-binding protein, protein MSQQVSERAESTDQRGETLVEVDNLKTYYEGDGLLGGQPVKAVDGVNFEISRGETLGLVGESGCGKTTLGRTLIHLEDATDGEIRYDGTEVTSLSGAELKKWRRNAQMVFQDPESSLNDRMTIGEIVREPLDVHDWKTPHERRDHVRELLETVGLQKEHYYRYPHQFSGGQRQRIGIARALALEPDFVVLDEPVSALDVSVQAKVLNLLDDLQEEFGLTYLFIAHDLSVVRHICDRVAVMYLGNILEIGPTEELFQDPSNPYTHALLSAIPEPDPTVERDRIILNGTPPSPRDPPSGCPFSTRCPAKIRPEGYADLDDDVWEAINLFRVLLEERSRADLSIRDRVREFRGQNVRFENITEVRDELFGDLELSSEVERHVDRAHEYVEQNEFERALEYLAEEFNSVCDREDPSHCQVGDTGRTSACHRHQPEYASPEEEL, encoded by the coding sequence ATGAGCCAGCAAGTATCCGAACGAGCCGAATCGACCGATCAGCGCGGAGAGACGCTCGTCGAAGTCGACAACCTCAAGACCTACTACGAGGGCGACGGCCTGCTCGGTGGCCAGCCGGTGAAAGCCGTCGACGGCGTCAACTTCGAGATTTCTCGCGGGGAGACGCTCGGACTCGTCGGCGAGTCAGGCTGTGGAAAGACGACGCTCGGTCGAACGCTCATCCACCTGGAAGACGCCACTGACGGCGAGATTCGCTACGACGGCACTGAGGTGACGAGTCTCAGCGGTGCCGAACTGAAAAAGTGGCGGCGCAACGCACAGATGGTGTTCCAGGACCCAGAATCGAGCCTGAACGACCGGATGACGATCGGTGAGATCGTCCGAGAGCCGCTCGACGTCCACGACTGGAAGACCCCACACGAGCGCCGCGACCACGTCCGGGAGCTACTCGAGACCGTCGGCCTCCAGAAGGAACACTACTACCGGTATCCCCACCAGTTCTCCGGCGGGCAGCGCCAGCGTATCGGGATCGCTCGCGCGCTCGCGCTGGAACCGGACTTCGTCGTGCTGGACGAACCGGTCTCGGCACTCGACGTCTCGGTGCAGGCGAAGGTCCTGAACCTGCTGGACGACCTCCAGGAGGAGTTCGGACTGACGTACCTGTTTATCGCCCACGACCTGAGCGTCGTTCGGCACATCTGTGACCGCGTCGCGGTGATGTACCTGGGGAACATCTTGGAGATCGGACCGACCGAGGAGCTGTTCCAGGATCCGTCGAATCCGTACACGCACGCGCTCCTGTCGGCGATCCCGGAACCAGATCCGACGGTCGAACGAGACCGGATCATCCTCAACGGGACGCCGCCGAGCCCGCGAGATCCGCCGTCGGGCTGTCCGTTCAGCACGCGCTGCCCGGCGAAGATCCGGCCCGAAGGGTACGCGGACCTCGACGACGACGTCTGGGAAGCGATCAACCTCTTCCGCGTATTGCTCGAGGAACGGTCCCGGGCGGATCTGTCGATTCGGGACCGGGTCCGCGAGTTCCGCGGCCAGAACGTACGATTCGAGAACATTACGGAGGTACGGGACGAACTGTTCGGCGACCTCGAGCTCTCGAGCGAGGTCGAACGCCACGTCGACCGGGCCCACGAGTACGTCGAACAAAACGAGTTCGAACGCGCACTCGAGTACCTCGCCGAGGAGTTCAACAGCGTCTGTGACCGCGAGGACCCGTCACACTGTCAGGTCGGCGACACCGGCCGGACCAGCGCGTGTCACCGCCACCAGCCCGAGTACGCCTCACCCGAAGAAGAACTGTAA
- a CDS encoding ABC transporter substrate-binding protein, whose product MRDELERRSFLKATGGAAGALALAGCIGDDPSDGDDEDGSDEGVLNLVNSTMTSLDPIQSTDTASGRVIRQIFETLTHFPNGTTDLENLLVEGYELSDDGLTYTFELKEGVEFHNGEELTAQDFVYSFRRLAESPNSERGNFIIGDASFLNVEADIDENGRAEPESLGVEAVDDHTLEITLETQAPDALEILAYDSFAAVPEGLVGDIEGYDGEIDQSEFSSENPIGTGPFEFENWESDSEAEVVRYDDYHGSVANVDGVHWAIFEDDEARYTYAIEGNADIFEIPTAQYDASLIDAETDERGREVGSYGPMENDETVGYVGAPQLSTYYFAFNVPSVPRPVRQAIAYVVDHETLIQTLFEGRGDEAFTFTPSGMWPGGADAYESFIEDYPYNRNTADRDAAREVLEEAGYTEDDPYELTLTTYQSDVFQEAGREIRDQLSGLGVDLNLEEAPFATLQERGENGNLEFYSLGWTWSWPDPGYGMFGFEPENTDTSRMPGDTNGYYLDWHEADSDAAQQAQDAWERIEANPDPEDEDLRNEAYVEMEEAIWDDMVCIPLYHQLMEQFYYDRVDVEPFGAMGEYLQVFNEATLDQ is encoded by the coding sequence ATGAGAGACGAACTGGAACGCCGATCGTTCCTGAAGGCAACTGGTGGGGCTGCTGGTGCACTGGCACTCGCTGGCTGTATCGGTGACGACCCGAGCGACGGAGACGATGAGGACGGCAGTGATGAAGGTGTCCTTAACCTCGTTAATTCGACCATGACGTCGCTGGATCCGATCCAGTCGACGGACACCGCATCCGGACGGGTTATCCGTCAGATCTTCGAGACGCTGACGCACTTCCCGAACGGAACGACCGACCTCGAGAACCTCCTCGTGGAGGGGTACGAACTCTCCGACGACGGACTGACCTACACGTTCGAACTCAAGGAAGGCGTCGAGTTCCACAACGGTGAGGAACTGACCGCACAGGACTTCGTCTACTCGTTCCGACGACTCGCGGAGTCGCCGAACAGCGAACGCGGGAACTTCATCATCGGCGACGCCTCGTTCCTCAACGTCGAAGCCGATATCGACGAAAACGGGAGAGCCGAACCCGAGAGCCTCGGCGTCGAGGCCGTCGACGACCACACGCTCGAGATCACGCTCGAGACGCAGGCGCCGGACGCCCTGGAAATTCTCGCGTACGACTCCTTCGCCGCCGTGCCGGAAGGACTCGTCGGCGACATCGAGGGCTACGACGGCGAGATCGACCAGAGCGAGTTCTCCTCGGAGAACCCGATCGGTACTGGTCCGTTCGAGTTCGAGAACTGGGAGTCCGACTCCGAAGCGGAAGTCGTCCGATACGACGACTACCACGGCAGCGTCGCGAACGTCGACGGCGTCCACTGGGCGATCTTCGAAGACGACGAAGCCCGCTACACCTACGCGATCGAGGGCAACGCCGACATCTTCGAGATTCCGACGGCGCAGTACGACGCCAGCCTGATCGACGCCGAGACCGACGAGCGCGGCCGCGAGGTCGGTAGCTACGGACCGATGGAGAACGACGAGACCGTCGGTTACGTCGGCGCGCCACAGCTGAGTACGTACTACTTCGCGTTCAACGTCCCGTCGGTCCCGCGTCCGGTCCGACAGGCAATCGCGTACGTCGTCGACCACGAGACGCTGATCCAGACCCTCTTCGAGGGCCGTGGTGACGAAGCGTTCACCTTCACGCCATCGGGTATGTGGCCTGGCGGTGCCGACGCCTACGAATCGTTCATCGAGGACTATCCATACAACCGCAACACTGCAGACCGCGACGCGGCCCGCGAAGTCCTCGAAGAGGCCGGCTACACCGAGGACGATCCGTACGAGCTGACGCTGACGACCTACCAGTCCGACGTCTTCCAGGAAGCCGGTCGAGAGATCCGCGACCAGCTTTCCGGACTCGGCGTCGACCTCAACCTCGAGGAAGCACCGTTCGCGACGCTACAGGAGCGTGGCGAGAACGGTAACCTCGAGTTCTACTCGCTGGGCTGGACCTGGAGCTGGCCGGACCCCGGATACGGGATGTTCGGATTCGAGCCGGAGAACACGGACACCTCCCGCATGCCAGGGGACACCAACGGGTACTACCTCGACTGGCACGAGGCAGACAGTGACGCCGCACAGCAGGCACAGGACGCCTGGGAGCGTATCGAGGCGAACCCCGATCCAGAGGACGAGGACCTCCGTAACGAGGCCTACGTCGAAATGGAAGAAGCCATCTGGGACGACATGGTCTGTATCCCGCTGTACCACCAGCTCATGGAGCAGTTCTACTACGACCGCGTCGACGTCGAGCCGTTCGGCGCGATGGGCGAGTACCTCCAGGTGTTCAACGAGGCAACGCTGGACCAGTAA
- a CDS encoding ABC transporter permease: MSRWRYLLRRILLSIPVIVFGLTITFVIIRMGPIDPVSAILGPDSGPGQRVQIEQRLGLDRPLWEQYIEFMSNMLLPWSFDLGQSWVIQPNTDVTTLLASYAPRTLWLGFWSVLIPLFIGIPLGFYAGLNSNTWGDYIASFGGIIWRAMPNFWLAIMFLAFLRQTERFLFGLDWHTFIVEIDSLVGTPPLDFFAVTDWASLGVVAIPVGIYFSVEGFLAAVKHILPAAIVLGSASMGNELRIGRTAVLETINSNYVQTAKAKGLRSRVIVWKHVFRNALIPLVPIITNEAFILIGGSVIVEVIFGINGIGYLFFQAAIQGDLPLVGSLMFVFIIIIVSINIIQDILYTLLDPRVGYQG; encoded by the coding sequence ATGAGCCGCTGGCGTTATCTGCTCCGCCGGATCCTGCTGTCGATTCCTGTCATCGTCTTCGGGCTCACGATCACGTTCGTCATCATCCGAATGGGTCCGATCGATCCCGTATCAGCTATCCTCGGACCGGATTCGGGACCGGGACAACGAGTACAGATCGAACAACGGCTCGGACTGGATAGACCGCTGTGGGAGCAGTACATCGAGTTCATGTCGAACATGCTGCTTCCGTGGTCGTTCGACCTCGGCCAGTCGTGGGTCATCCAGCCAAACACTGACGTCACGACGCTGCTTGCCAGCTACGCACCGCGAACGCTGTGGCTCGGCTTCTGGTCCGTGCTGATCCCGCTATTTATCGGGATCCCGCTCGGCTTCTACGCCGGCCTCAACTCGAACACCTGGGGTGACTACATCGCCTCGTTCGGTGGCATCATCTGGCGAGCGATGCCCAACTTCTGGCTGGCGATCATGTTCCTGGCGTTCCTCCGCCAGACCGAGCGATTCCTGTTCGGACTGGACTGGCACACGTTTATCGTCGAAATCGACAGCCTCGTCGGGACGCCGCCGCTCGATTTCTTCGCGGTGACCGACTGGGCCAGCCTCGGCGTCGTGGCCATTCCGGTCGGAATCTACTTCTCGGTAGAGGGATTCCTGGCCGCAGTCAAGCATATCCTGCCCGCAGCCATCGTGCTCGGCTCGGCGTCGATGGGTAACGAGTTGCGTATCGGCCGCACGGCAGTCCTCGAGACGATCAACTCGAACTACGTCCAGACAGCGAAGGCGAAGGGACTCCGGAGTCGCGTGATCGTCTGGAAACACGTCTTCCGGAACGCGCTGATTCCGCTCGTTCCGATCATCACCAACGAGGCGTTCATCCTGATCGGTGGCTCAGTCATCGTGGAAGTCATCTTCGGGATCAACGGCATCGGCTACCTGTTCTTCCAGGCTGCCATCCAGGGTGACCTCCCGCTCGTAGGCTCGCTAATGTTCGTCTTCATCATCATCATCGTCTCGATCAACATCATCCAGGACATCCTCTACACGCTCCTGGATCCGCGCGTGGGGTACCAAGGATGA
- a CDS encoding DUF7555 family protein — MSRPSPSTVGWLLVDVFAYAVVFTALVVVVVTPVGYVAGDEWTGVKVGLFLVGMAVFGYSSIWLWLQSSQLKYDEKQESPSTVTREQESQLQTALDGLSIYPTESIPPMTRVSPGTKLFVGSLLVLAVSFGMETVFGV, encoded by the coding sequence ATGTCCCGACCGAGTCCGTCGACCGTCGGCTGGCTGCTCGTCGACGTCTTTGCGTACGCAGTCGTCTTCACCGCGCTCGTCGTGGTGGTGGTGACGCCAGTTGGCTACGTCGCCGGCGACGAGTGGACGGGTGTCAAGGTCGGGCTGTTCCTCGTTGGGATGGCCGTGTTCGGCTACAGCAGCATCTGGCTCTGGCTCCAGTCGTCTCAGCTGAAGTACGACGAAAAACAGGAGTCGCCGTCGACCGTCACTCGAGAGCAGGAATCACAGCTCCAGACGGCACTCGATGGACTGTCTATCTATCCGACCGAGTCCATCCCACCGATGACTCGCGTGTCGCCGGGAACCAAACTGTTCGTGGGGAGTCTACTCGTGCTCGCAGTCTCGTTCGGTATGGAGACCGTATTCGGCGTCTAA
- a CDS encoding ABC transporter substrate-binding protein: MVDMSRPTRRRVLASGAAVSAAAIAGCIGEDGEEDDNGEEPADIGEYQYDREEPGDEETASGSSIEFLQPAERDEDFDPVVSFDSYSMQVANLVFDGLYEWDDEMELEPKIADGMPEEEDDGETFIFEIQDGIEFHNGDEVTASDVAHSFTAPVEEETENAATYAMIESAEPIDDYSLEVNLEHPYGPFTLVTMAVNVVPEEVRTEDREDFNTDPIGSGPFQFTDFQAGEYVELERWDDYWDEPQPYVEEIRFEDAPDDANRVAQVLAGDADVIDTVPATEWDEVDGADDVRIHGSRSPSYMYLAFNCNEGETTDPDVRRAVGHSFSMQEFVNEHLGPAAAPLVSPVPEITNDEGDWEFPVDEWEEMMPEYDPEQAEQLLEDAGVSDDWEPRIIAPEGGPREALAERIGSRLTEIGYGADVQGMSFATLVDTYTTGNADDYEMYLLGWTGGPDPDAYFYNLFHESQEEVGQGHFYEGQGEFHDNILEARESADQDERRELYIDVTEEILEYMPVLPAYSEHNTMAAREEVMDLHAHPAVSYNPRIVSDYQNTWVDE, translated from the coding sequence ATGGTAGACATGTCACGACCGACCCGTCGACGGGTTCTCGCCTCCGGGGCGGCGGTCTCCGCGGCGGCCATCGCAGGGTGCATTGGTGAGGATGGCGAGGAGGACGATAACGGTGAGGAACCGGCAGACATCGGCGAATATCAGTACGACAGGGAGGAGCCGGGCGACGAAGAGACGGCAAGCGGGAGTTCGATCGAATTCCTCCAGCCGGCGGAACGCGACGAGGACTTCGATCCCGTCGTCTCCTTCGACTCCTACAGTATGCAGGTCGCGAACCTCGTGTTCGACGGCCTCTACGAGTGGGACGACGAGATGGAACTCGAGCCGAAGATCGCCGACGGGATGCCCGAGGAGGAAGACGACGGCGAAACGTTCATCTTCGAGATCCAGGACGGGATCGAGTTCCACAACGGCGACGAAGTGACCGCGTCCGACGTCGCCCACTCCTTTACTGCACCGGTCGAAGAGGAAACCGAGAACGCGGCGACCTACGCGATGATCGAGTCGGCCGAACCGATCGACGACTACTCGCTCGAGGTGAACCTCGAGCATCCCTACGGGCCCTTTACGCTGGTGACCATGGCCGTCAACGTGGTGCCAGAAGAGGTCCGTACGGAGGATCGCGAGGACTTCAACACCGATCCGATCGGCTCCGGCCCGTTCCAGTTCACCGACTTTCAGGCCGGCGAGTACGTCGAACTCGAGCGGTGGGACGACTACTGGGACGAGCCCCAGCCGTACGTCGAGGAGATTCGCTTCGAGGACGCACCGGACGACGCTAACCGCGTCGCACAGGTACTCGCTGGCGACGCGGACGTCATCGATACGGTGCCGGCGACGGAGTGGGACGAGGTCGACGGTGCAGACGACGTTCGGATCCACGGCAGCCGCAGTCCGTCCTACATGTACCTCGCGTTCAACTGTAACGAGGGCGAGACGACCGATCCGGACGTGCGACGCGCGGTCGGCCACTCGTTCTCGATGCAGGAGTTCGTCAACGAACATCTCGGTCCTGCGGCTGCACCGCTCGTGAGCCCCGTCCCCGAGATTACAAACGACGAAGGTGACTGGGAGTTCCCCGTCGACGAGTGGGAAGAGATGATGCCCGAGTACGACCCCGAGCAGGCCGAGCAGTTGCTCGAGGATGCGGGCGTCTCAGACGACTGGGAGCCGCGGATCATCGCACCGGAAGGTGGTCCCCGGGAGGCGCTTGCCGAACGGATCGGCTCGCGGTTGACCGAGATCGGCTACGGGGCAGACGTACAAGGAATGTCGTTCGCGACGCTGGTCGACACGTACACCACCGGCAACGCCGACGACTACGAGATGTACCTGCTTGGCTGGACCGGCGGACCCGACCCCGACGCGTACTTCTACAACCTCTTCCACGAGAGTCAGGAGGAAGTCGGACAGGGCCACTTCTACGAGGGGCAAGGCGAGTTCCACGACAACATCCTGGAAGCGCGCGAGAGCGCGGATCAGGACGAACGACGCGAGTTGTACATCGACGTTACCGAGGAAATCCTCGAGTACATGCCCGTGTTGCCGGCCTACTCGGAACACAACACGATGGCTGCCCGCGAGGAAGTCATGGATCTCCACGCACACCCGGCCGTGAGCTACAATCCGCGCATCGTCTCCGACTACCAGAACACCTGGGTCGACGAGTGA
- a CDS encoding oligopeptide/dipeptide ABC transporter ATP-binding protein, which translates to MSMEDPIEYANDDTSTATEPILTIRNLQTAFFTDKEVIRAVDGVSFDIDVGETVGIVGESGSGKSVTARSIMGLVESPGRVLEGSSIRYHNPETVENFAESYPDNTVYLDDVRDRFDPADVLENPAIDASIEEFADPGKPVPSADELDVTDVVDAGYGEELGLVDEGDFVFLDRSSDDRTDSYVDVTRTEGEPLRKLRGGNIAMVFQDPLTSLNPVYTVGNQIKEALRLHQGIKGKEATEEAIELLEAVGIPDAPKRVSEYPHQFSGGMRQRAVIAMALACDPELLICDEPTTALDVTIQAQILELLDELQEERDLAIMFITHDMGVIAEVADRVNVMYAGELIESADVETLFADPAHPYTQGLLESIPGRQVGKDRLSTIEGDVPTPNEPAGYCRFAPRCPKAFQACDQVHPESVAIDDGADGKNHRVSCLLYPDDKPESERVALHDRLGGSADANTGGENR; encoded by the coding sequence ATGTCTATGGAAGACCCGATCGAATACGCAAACGACGATACGAGTACAGCGACGGAGCCGATCCTCACGATCCGGAACCTCCAGACCGCCTTCTTCACGGACAAGGAGGTCATTCGGGCCGTCGACGGCGTCAGTTTCGATATCGACGTCGGCGAAACCGTCGGCATCGTCGGCGAGAGCGGATCCGGCAAGAGCGTCACCGCACGCTCCATCATGGGACTGGTCGAGTCCCCCGGCCGCGTCCTCGAGGGCAGTAGCATTCGCTACCACAACCCCGAGACGGTCGAGAACTTCGCCGAGTCCTACCCCGACAACACGGTCTACCTCGACGACGTTCGCGACCGGTTCGATCCGGCGGACGTCCTCGAGAACCCGGCGATCGACGCCTCCATCGAGGAGTTCGCCGACCCGGGTAAGCCGGTTCCGTCGGCCGACGAACTCGACGTGACCGACGTCGTCGACGCCGGCTACGGCGAGGAACTCGGACTGGTCGACGAGGGCGATTTCGTCTTCCTCGACCGCTCGAGCGACGACCGAACGGATAGCTACGTCGACGTCACGCGGACAGAGGGTGAGCCGCTGCGAAAGCTCCGTGGCGGCAACATCGCGATGGTGTTCCAGGATCCACTGACCAGCCTCAACCCCGTCTATACGGTCGGCAACCAGATCAAGGAGGCACTGCGGCTCCACCAGGGGATCAAAGGAAAAGAAGCGACCGAGGAAGCGATCGAACTGCTCGAGGCGGTCGGCATTCCGGACGCCCCAAAGCGGGTCTCGGAGTACCCCCACCAGTTCTCCGGCGGGATGCGCCAGCGAGCGGTGATCGCGATGGCGCTTGCCTGCGATCCCGAGTTGTTGATCTGTGACGAGCCGACGACGGCACTCGACGTGACGATCCAGGCTCAGATCCTCGAGTTGCTCGACGAACTCCAGGAGGAACGGGACCTCGCGATCATGTTCATCACCCACGACATGGGTGTCATCGCTGAGGTTGCAGACCGGGTCAACGTCATGTACGCCGGCGAACTCATCGAGTCGGCCGACGTCGAAACCCTGTTTGCCGACCCGGCCCATCCGTACACCCAGGGACTGCTCGAGTCGATTCCGGGGCGACAGGTCGGCAAAGATCGGCTCTCGACGATCGAGGGCGACGTGCCGACGCCGAACGAACCGGCAGGCTACTGTCGGTTCGCGCCGCGGTGTCCGAAGGCGTTCCAGGCGTGCGATCAGGTCCATCCCGAGTCGGTCGCCATCGACGACGGAGCGGACGGCAAAAACCACCGCGTCTCGTGTCTGCTCTATCCGGACGACAAGCCGGAGTCGGAGCGCGTTGCGCTTCACGATCGACTGGGTGGCAGCGCCGACGCGAATACAGGAGGTGAGAACCGATGA
- a CDS encoding PPC domain-containing DNA-binding protein, giving the protein MHYREVQTASEYVARLETGADWRGEIESLAAEVGADAAWFTALGAVQDAELWFYDQDECEYYPIEFDEPLEVASCVGNVSLLDDDRFAHTHAVLSDDEGVAYAGHLNEATVWAGEVHMRVFEEPLEREYDDTTELDLWL; this is encoded by the coding sequence ATGCATTATCGAGAGGTCCAGACCGCAAGCGAGTACGTCGCTCGTCTCGAGACCGGCGCGGACTGGCGAGGGGAAATCGAGTCGCTAGCGGCGGAAGTCGGGGCCGACGCCGCGTGGTTCACCGCACTCGGTGCCGTCCAGGACGCCGAACTCTGGTTCTACGATCAGGACGAGTGCGAGTACTATCCCATCGAGTTCGACGAACCGCTCGAGGTCGCCAGCTGTGTCGGCAACGTCTCCCTGCTCGACGACGACCGGTTCGCCCACACCCACGCCGTGCTCTCTGACGACGAAGGGGTCGCCTACGCCGGTCACCTGAACGAGGCCACCGTCTGGGCCGGCGAGGTCCACATGCGCGTCTTCGAGGAACCGCTCGAACGCGAGTACGACGACACCACCGAACTCGACCTCTGGCTCTGA
- a CDS encoding ABC transporter permease gives MSTETDEFDDRTLRQRIAENPRPALLWLAGLVFLLALELGSIAAAALRVGEVARFTLEGVAAAPSWLASVVADSLGPISSTLTFVVTAVVLLSMAGVLVKWLFVPFSIVDRLGIELGTGKEDVLERTIVTALVAVVVVALIVTPLGTLVDVVLSWLRQGVEAVSSLQTLTSRETIPNEGYQAADGSWEGTWLGLSPAIAWAIRVAVVYAYAFALLGWFWKGYNIFREQYREADWTPRDDSINRFRNHYWGIFGLVVVVAFVVMALWAPVLGPTPAEADLYQPYEHELEYYDEELEEVASTTYGEANLDTRSVGGDSNVGLMSYDQYDRFHPFGTNQDGKDLFTFLVHGAQVSLVIGLLATVLMAVVATALALMTAYYKGLLDLITVVASDSIMSLPRFLVVLLLSVLFMEAQHPIATIYDGGLLLALIFAVTGWPHLWRAVRGPSLQVAEQEWVDAARSYGQSPLATMQKHMSPYIAGYMLVYASMSLGGVIIGVAALSFLGFGVQPPTPEWGRAVYEGRPYVSTASWHTATIPGIMVVLIVTAFNALGDGIRDAIDPESDAEGGDAGASAGAAGGGG, from the coding sequence ATGAGCACGGAAACAGACGAATTCGACGACAGGACGCTTCGGCAACGCATCGCAGAGAACCCACGCCCGGCACTGCTCTGGCTCGCCGGGCTGGTCTTCCTGCTCGCGCTCGAACTGGGTTCGATCGCAGCCGCCGCCCTGCGAGTCGGCGAAGTGGCGCGGTTCACGCTCGAGGGAGTCGCGGCTGCACCGTCCTGGCTCGCCAGCGTCGTCGCCGACTCGCTCGGCCCGATTAGCTCCACCCTCACCTTCGTGGTGACGGCAGTGGTGTTGCTGTCGATGGCGGGCGTGCTCGTCAAGTGGCTGTTCGTTCCGTTCTCGATCGTCGACCGACTGGGTATCGAACTCGGGACCGGCAAGGAAGACGTCCTCGAACGAACGATTGTCACGGCACTGGTCGCCGTCGTCGTCGTGGCACTGATCGTGACCCCGCTCGGTACTCTCGTCGACGTCGTTCTCAGCTGGCTGAGACAGGGCGTCGAGGCCGTCAGCTCTCTGCAGACGCTGACGAGCCGCGAAACGATCCCGAACGAGGGATACCAGGCTGCAGACGGTAGCTGGGAAGGTACCTGGCTCGGCCTCTCGCCCGCGATAGCGTGGGCAATTCGAGTGGCCGTCGTCTACGCCTATGCGTTCGCCCTCCTCGGCTGGTTCTGGAAAGGATACAATATCTTCCGCGAACAGTATCGGGAAGCCGACTGGACGCCACGTGACGACAGCATCAATCGATTCCGGAACCACTACTGGGGCATATTCGGACTCGTCGTCGTCGTCGCGTTCGTCGTGATGGCGCTGTGGGCGCCCGTTCTCGGCCCCACGCCTGCGGAAGCAGACCTCTACCAGCCGTACGAACACGAACTCGAGTACTACGACGAGGAACTCGAAGAGGTCGCGTCGACGACGTACGGCGAAGCGAACCTCGATACGCGATCCGTCGGCGGTGACAGTAACGTCGGACTGATGAGCTACGACCAGTACGACAGGTTCCATCCGTTCGGGACGAATCAGGACGGGAAAGACCTGTTCACGTTCCTGGTACATGGAGCGCAAGTGTCGCTGGTCATCGGGCTACTTGCGACGGTGTTGATGGCAGTTGTCGCAACCGCGCTCGCGTTGATGACGGCCTACTACAAGGGACTGCTCGACCTGATCACGGTCGTCGCGAGCGACTCGATCATGTCGTTACCGCGGTTCCTGGTCGTGTTGCTGCTATCGGTGCTGTTCATGGAAGCCCAACACCCGATAGCGACGATATACGACGGTGGCCTGTTACTGGCGCTGATCTTCGCAGTGACGGGGTGGCCACACCTCTGGCGTGCGGTTCGTGGCCCTTCCTTACAGGTCGCAGAACAGGAGTGGGTCGACGCCGCGAGAAGTTACGGCCAGAGTCCACTGGCGACGATGCAGAAACACATGTCCCCCTACATCGCAGGGTACATGCTCGTCTACGCCTCGATGTCGCTCGGCGGCGTCATCATCGGCGTCGCTGCGCTCTCGTTCCTCGGGTTCGGTGTTCAGCCACCGACCCCCGAGTGGGGACGGGCAGTCTACGAGGGACGGCCCTACGTCTCGACGGCATCCTGGCACACCGCCACGATTCCCGGGATCATGGTCGTCCTCATCGTGACCGCGTTCAACGCCCTCGGTGACGGGATCCGTGACGCGATCGACCCCGAAAGCGACGCCGAAGGCGGCGACGCCGGTGCGAGTGCCGGCGCTGCCGGAGGTGGTGGCTGA
- a CDS encoding DUF7529 family protein, with protein MTDTGSDPNTRGQSTPGGTAATKAWQRTLEDMEGLAEEREEQGWDVVSIISGNTAPTPPSGSEDDWFGPSFIIPDNKATPFEEAFERGEFPLYEVYRETVDDRVFLVVEYIDPDVETVIMIAGQYRLRNAAGMASAAIDDDVIYTRVQTLDGTVLGSFQHEEYEKFVPDVERVADWHDD; from the coding sequence ATGACCGACACCGGGAGCGACCCCAACACTCGAGGGCAGTCGACGCCGGGCGGAACTGCAGCGACGAAGGCGTGGCAACGGACGCTCGAGGACATGGAAGGACTCGCGGAAGAACGCGAGGAACAGGGATGGGACGTCGTCAGCATTATCTCCGGGAACACGGCACCGACGCCGCCGTCTGGCAGCGAGGATGACTGGTTCGGGCCGTCGTTCATTATTCCGGACAACAAGGCGACGCCGTTCGAGGAGGCCTTCGAGCGCGGGGAGTTCCCGCTCTACGAAGTGTATCGCGAGACGGTCGACGACCGAGTCTTCCTCGTCGTGGAGTACATCGATCCGGATGTCGAGACGGTAATCATGATTGCCGGACAGTACAGGCTCCGTAACGCGGCCGGGATGGCGAGTGCGGCGATAGACGACGACGTGATCTACACTCGCGTGCAGACGCTCGACGGAACGGTGCTCGGCTCGTTCCAGCACGAGGAGTACGAGAAGTTCGTCCCCGACGTCGAACGGGTCGCCGACTGGCACGACGACTGA